One Triplophysa rosa linkage group LG8, Trosa_1v2, whole genome shotgun sequence genomic window, AAAAGCATTCTGGTCATGTTTGCTGTACATATACttgaaaaaatgcaaaaagcaaGAGTCAAGAGGCTGTGGGCTGCACTAAGTACTTGCCTGTTTGATAAGTGATGGTTGACAGAAAAACTTTCAGACGACTGCTGTATTTggttcattcacctttttgaaGACAACATTTACAGTGAGGTCTCTGACACTTCTGTTGTTGATTTTTGCTCCCCATAAACTCCTCCCCTCCCTTCTTTTTTTCAGTGACATTCTGACCAATCCAACTAGAGATACGTCACTTCCGCGGGAGGCTTGAGATTTTCGAGGGAGTTTTAGAAAACAAGTTGACAGAAGAAGGTATTACAAGTAAGGTAAAGGGTGCGCAATTAATATACTGGCTGTATACGTAGCCTATATTATTTTAAGTCGAGAAGCTTTTTTGGATGAATTAAAAAGGATAAAACAGAGAGGCTTGTATTCGACTTACTTTATTTACTTAGGTCTAACGTTAGCTAAGTATAGCGCCAGATACTATATCCCGAAATCAGATATGATATAACGTTATTAGCTATGATGTTTTATAGGAACGTATTAATGTTTATTACATGTAACGTTAATTGTCTTCGCTTAGAGAATGCGCAGGTCTGGAGCTCCGAGTCAACTCCGCGGCAATGCTACAAAGAAACCCCGGTTTATGCCTCCGGGTCCGGCGCAGAATGATCACTTATCGAGGGTTGAATTGGGACCATCACCGCCATCCACACCTGCTTTAGGGAATGTGCTGCTCAATAAGGTAAAGTGAAAAGGATGCCAATTAAGCATCATGCACAAAAGCATCATGCATAATAAtctttttaagatgtgtgtgtgcaattgCAATAGTTTAAGCAtatatgatttattagacatTCTGCAAGCAATAGCCAATAGTATAATTGTTGTGTTTAATTGTTGTATCTGTACAGGTCCAGGTGTGTTTGAGTAGTGCAGATGCTCCAGCAGGCAGTAAGGCTTTAGCCAGAGTCTTGAGTGCTGTTcctcaaggggaaagtaaggaAAATAGTAACAGGTCTTCATCTGACTTTTCTGAAACAAATCAATCAGACAAAGACACAGTACAGCCGAACACGCAAGCCAACTCTACGTCTACTGGTAAGAGCTGTCACTTTAGTATTTGTGTtcactttattataaataaaatgcaaccaTCAGCTGTTGATTATGCAACTGAAAAGagcattgtttgtcatttaatagTTAAATATAGTTAAACTGTATATTCTGCAGTGCTTTGTTTTCTGATACGCATATGGGAGTAGTCTGTATACTTATTTTTTGCAGAAACAGGAATGTCCAAGTATGCTTTAACCCTGTGGCTGGTCAATACTTAtccatgtacaaatattacaaatcaCTCAACCATTTACATTTcgaaaatgtcaaaatatttttgacTATAAAAAGGTACAGTATATGAACAATTCTGTTATCCATGGCAAAGATCAATGTCAGAGACGAATTAGTAAACAATATTAGGGGTTAAACCTAACACGGAAGTACGCAAAAAACAAAATCGATATAAATGCAGACTGCGAGTTGCTGACTGGAAACCATACTCGCATTGACATAATTCAGACATAATTAGAGTGTCATTCGTGTAAAAAAACGCAGTTACAATTCTTACAAATTGAATGTTCTTACAGCCCCCAGCCATATAATATTTGTATGCGATAATAAAGCCTACCGAACCTATTCACGGTAACCATGGAGATAACTACTGtttagatatactgtataaacgtGTCTTGTGTTTCGTTGCTCTCAGTGGTTGACCGTTTACAAAGCATCACGTTTATATAATTTACTACTACAGCTGAAAAACGTTTTAGATGgaattttaattattataaaccattttaaaccaATCAAACTACGGGAAGTAATGCTACAAATCACGAAAATGTTCCGCCAGAGGTCAGGTTAAACACAAGGCAATATCCCCTCCCATAACTTCGGCTTTAAGTGAAACTAACCAATCAGCGAACACGATCCGCTTGATTGACACGCGGCTTGTGTCTGCTCGTGATACGACACCGTGCGATCCGTGCAGAGCTCTCCTCTCCtccaggctgtgtgtgtgtgtcggccTCATACAGCAACTGGTGTCTGAAACCCACTTTCTTTCTGTTACGCAAAAAATGCGAGCGCTGCTTTGGCGTGTACACATTAAGTGTCATTTAATGTTTCCCTTGGCGATTCAGCAGGCGGACGAGTCTCGCGCTTTGCGTTCACGCGTTTAAAAGATGTGCGTTtacaaaacttttaaaaacaaacattaattcCCTTACGATAAAAATCAAAACGCACAGCAGCTTTAAGAGGCATAACAGATCTCAGCTGTGTTTCCAGTCTAATGTAGTCGGGGTTGTTATGTAGGTCAGGCCAGGCTTAAGCAGCTTTACTGAACCTGCGTCAGCTTAAGCTAAAAGGAATTCCAGCAAAGCCCTCCCCGGGTAGGCGTGGGCCTAATCGAGGCTGGCCTAGTTAAGCCTGATTTTTTTTCTAACGTCCCTGTATGCTTATGAGCcagtttgtgcatgtgtgtgttgtttaaCCGAGGCAAGCAGAGCAGCAGCCCGCTCACACAAGTGAGTGTCTTCCAGAATAAGACAGATTCGCAACACAGGGGAAAAGAAGGAGAAGAGGAGACGGAGTCTAGAGCACTGAGACCAGCCTAACAGCAAGATGTCTACCATATTCATGACAAACAACATGGTTGGCAAGGCCCGCTCCTCCAACTTCACCCTGTCTGAGAAACTGGATCTTCTGCGTCTGGTCCAGCCACACATACATATTTTGGAGGAGCACACCAACAAGCATGCAGTGATCGTGGATAAGAACCGATGCTGGGACAGCATAGCGGAGCGCTATAATAATTTGGGGGGCGAAAGACCCCCAAGAACGGCTCAAGGCCTTCGGACTCTCTATAAACGACTTAAAGAAAGTGccaaacaggaagttcttcagCGAAGCCACGCCCAGCCTGAGTACAGGGGCAGCATCTCGGAGCCAACCAAACGCATCCTAGAAATGATTCCGCAACTGTTTCATGTGGGGGACAAAGAGCAGAGTGCACTCCACAGGTGAGAAAGACCAAACACATTTTTCCTACCCCATGCACATGCTTACATTTATAGACAAAACTGACATAAGGAGATTTTCTTAGAAAAgacaatagaaataaaaaaaaaactacataCTGTACAGACACAGTATGTCTATGCATAAACGCACAAATACTATCAACACGCCTATGCAAATTCTCCTAGGCATCATTGAGATGTTATtggttattacattttaataatagcTTCTGTTAATAACCGAACAGAATTGTTTTGAGATTTTCAGTGAGACGCTGAGCCCATTAGAGTTCAGCAGGTTTTCTAGACAGACATGTAAACATCTCCTTCAGCAGTTTAATTTACCGTTTCTATTGTCTGTGGTCAAAACAGACGCACACACCCACACTAGTCCTTTCAATGTGTGTCCTCCTGTGCCAGAGGTAAGCTGCAGTACTGAGGGGATTTGGATGTCATTAACTGCATTTCCGacgctgtgctaatgccaggcTCGCCGGAGTAGTTAACAGAGTAGTCAACTCAATATCAGCCTCAGGTCTAAATTCAGGTCTTGTGGTCTTTCTTTGTCACTTATAACCTTGAGTCAAATCCAGCAAAGAGCTACTGAGGTGGATAATCTCATTCATCTAGCTGAATGGGTAAATGTGTTTTcctaacaaaataaaagtattgtGGTAGTACCATTGTACATCGGTATCGGGTGGTAAAAGCATGGTAATCTGATTTATACTATGCTACTGAAATTCAAATACCATTGTGGTAATGTTTAACAAACTTGAATATTAATGTTCGATGGTACCCTAAACATTAATACAATGGTATATGGATTTCAGTACCATGGTATAAATCagattaataaaatgaaaatttcttccatcatttattcaccctcatggcgctccaaacctgtatggctttcttctgcagaacacaaaagcagatattttgaagatttttgataaccaaacaacattgacccccattgacttccattatatggccacaaaaccactgaaacatttctctaGTCTTAGTCTTTGTTTTTGggtatttttgggtaaactatctgTTTAACATAGGTTTACTACCTGATACCACCACTGTACAGTACCATGGTAAATTAATTTAGAATAAACAAGATTACCATGGTTTTGCTGCCTGCTACCACTATAAAAATTGAATTCGTATAGCATGATACTAATGTTTAGGGTACTTTCAAAAGTATAGATGTTGTCTATCGGTTGAAATAGTTGtatctaaactgaaaataaagagaCATGCAGAATAAGTGTTTAAGTTGTGATCTTAACGTTTCTTTatcaattatttatgtattgaCATCACATGTATATGTTTCTATGCTAGGCTTCAGTTCAAGAGGAGTTCTCCCATAGTAGATCAGCCAGGCAGCAGTCTCTCCATCCCAGTGTTGTCAGGATATCCACTTGTGGCTGCTGTGAGGGTGGAGTCAGACGATGTGAAGCCGCCTCCCGATATCCAGCTGATTACGTCACACGGTTCACCCAGTACTGATGCCACCCCGAGCAGTCAGACCCACCACGGACAGAACGAGAGAGAAAACGAGGTGTTTGAAGAAGAAGATGAAGAGGACGAGGAAATAGTCTCCCACGTGTACGCAGGCTCCATCTCTCCATGCCCCTCCTCCATACACTTACCGCCCTCACCGTTAGCGCCCGCCCCCAGGAGGAGCCTGTATCAACAGGACAGGGTAGCCTTCAAAAACCCTGTTTATGAAGCTGAAATGTTGCAGATGATGCGAGAGGAGCACAAGCTGCTTCTGGCCAATCACAGAAAACTGGGCCTTTATCTGGAGGAGAAGAGGGAGGGCCTTAAAAGAAAGCAACAGTTGGAGGAGGAGCTTCTCAGGTCAAAGGTTAAAGTAGAGAAATTGAGGGCCGCCAGACTTCGCCACGGGCTGCCGCTGTTGTGACATACAGTGTTGTGTCTAAAAATGTAGCATAAAGGGAACTTCAACATATTTTGTCGTTTTGTCTGGTCATGTGCTGTATGGTTGGCATTGTGTATGTACAATCGTCAGACTTACGTACAGTTCTTTCTTGTTTGTacaggtttattttttattctgttcaCATTTTTACAACAATCGCTTTCATGTCTGTTGCGGGAATAAATGTtattgtgtgtgaatgtgattgGACAAGAATCTTTTGTATGTCAACACTAATAAAATTGTCAGTGCTTTAATCTCAGTGTTTTGAGCATCTTTTCATTCATCTTTTTAGTCCAACGTTTATAacactgatattaaagggatagttcacccaaaataaaatgtctgtcatcatttaatcactctcatgttgttcaaaacctgtatgagactctttcttcagtggaacacaaaagaagatattttgagaaatgtcttagtggttgtGTGTCTATTCAGAGGAAgtcatgttgtttggttgccaacgtttttgtgttttgcgggagtaatttatataggtttggaatgtaaacattgaaagaatttttatttttgggtgaactatcactttaacatttgtGCTCTGCCAAGAAGTGTTCATGTTGACTTTGTTGAtaaaggggcggtttcccggacagggtttaggAAAAAACCAAGAGCAAGCCTTGGCTAGATTAGAACATTTAAGTAGGCTACCTTAGAAAAACAGTGGTacgcatcttgagacaaaacagtgcgtctgatgtattttaaggtATTCAGTGCAAGTTAAGTTCAGTTAAGACCACTCAAACATGCATTATTGTCTGGGGTTAGGCTTAAGCCATGTCTGGGACACCGCCCTACAgtgtcatatttatttttgtgcgtGGCTGCAGCAGTATGTTTAGGAACAAAACACagaggggtggtttcccagacagggattagattAATCCAGGACTTggttttagttaaattaggacatttcaGTTAAACAAACAGGTATtgcataaaaacattactgacatTTGAGACAAAACgcatggcactgatatattttcagatatattttaagatctggcagtgcaagctgttttcattttagacagctctaacatttattttagtctaggactagtcttaaaggggtgatatgacacgggtaaaacgaatattatcgtttgttttagatataatgcaatgtgtatacacgatttaaggttcaaaaacgctgtattgtccacataccgtgcatgtttgtatctcctctttgccccgacCTCTCTGaaaagcacagattttttataaagatcatcgctctgaaaagcgaggtgtgcaatgattggccagttaaccagtgcttagtgattggtcgaatactgcaagcgtgtgacggaaatgtaacgcctcttaccgtatttggaacatcagcttccaaagcaattgtactgacaggtacgcccaccttacttgcgtatacatttgggcggtcttagtcaaatcataccacgaactgacgtggatttgtgggggtgtggttacacgaggcgtttcaggcaggtctgggtgagcattcgctttcagatagaatgcatcttttgttccgacacttatgtgtctaatacatgcatgggcaacttataacacaccaaagacagaaaaacacgtattcacaccatatgacccctttaaaggaacaaaagtgagaattctgtctttatttactcacccttgggTTGTTCCAAATCCACATAAAtggctttgttctgatgaacacggagaaagaaatttggaagaatgcttgtatccaaacagttctttgccaccgttagccgggtttccatccaaaagTAATGCGAATCTTTTCAAAGTTCGCAATAACAGGAGGAAAGACTAATGCTAAATTGGTGCTTTTCCATCAAGTTCCTCGAGCGGATCACGGTGGTATTGGTAACCTAGTAaccaacagtaaataaaaaagatctgGAAACCAGAAAGACACAATCAACGGTAACAGCCACTTTGTCTCGTGGCTTTAACGTTTGCTACTCCtgaatttattcagcaaatgcgtttccatctcttATTATTTGCATTAACTGTTTTTCGCAAAAAATTAAAACCACCTCAAGTATCCGTGAACATTTggtgtttccatcactcgtttctgatgcaaaACTTCAAAATGTTCATAAATCCAGGGTGATGGAAACACGGatattgaccaccatagtataCATTATaccattatacatttatttgttctgttgaatacaaacaagatatattgaagaatgtagaacagcaaacagttctggggcacttttgactaccattgtcatttttcctactatggtagtaattAGTGGCATAGAACATAGAACTTCAtcagaagaacaaagaaatgtatacagatttggaacaattctagggtaaacaaatgatgacagaatttttatttttaagtgaattgtccctttaagccTTGTATGAGAAACCGCCCCGTAGTTTATTACAATGTAGTAATTTGATTATAAAATGCTGTGTCTGATTTATAGGCTATGATGTGTTTTAAAGCTccttcatgttttgttttgttttgttttttcaaagtGCGCTACTACAGTGTAATGTGGTGCAAGGCATCATCAAGAAAGCACAAGCGCTGGGAAGGTGACGCTGTGCTGGTCGCCAAGGGGCGGAGTGTTGTGCTCAAAGACATGGAGGGGCGGGACATTGGACGAGGTTAGTCTGTAACAGCACATACTGGCAATTCAATTACTAAAACTATTGGTTGCTGTATAGTATTGTGaagaaatgtatatttgtatataagcAAATATTGAAAATGATCAATTATTAACTCTTAAATTGATCAAATATAAAGATCTATAAATGAGATCCATGGTTAAATTAGATTTGTCTGTTAGGATCAGGCTACAAAGCCTCTGAGCTGGAGAGTCTGTGTGAGGGTCAGACTCTTATGGTGGGAGGGAAGCAAATTGAGGTAATGGGGGTCATTTCCAATGAGGACTACGCCAAGGGCCGTTGTTTTAAAGACGCTTCCGTTGAGACTTCAGCAGAGACAGTCGTGAAGGCTGCTGTATATCGACCGCTGGCCAAATCCTTTACAAGGCCAGCGTTTAAAGGAGGAGCGATTCAAGATTCCCATTCTGAGGGAGCCCCCTGTAAACCCAGACATGACCCCAATTCACCAGGTATAGCACACGTTTAACCTAATATAATTTACACGGTCAGATGATACATAACTCATTCTTTACATATTCTTAGGAGCTCTTGTGATGCCACGACCATCAACCGATCACCAGTGGCTACATAATAAATCTGGATCTCCATTGGTGGATGTGGTCGTGGACCCTCACCTGACCAATCATCTTCGGCCACATCAGAGAGAGGGCGTGGTCTTTCTTTATGAATGCTTAATGGGAATGAGGTaacaaaaaatgacatattttgtaaaaaaaattatgtacttcatgtttttgtttgtcatgcatgtttttgcacatgtttgtgtttgttgcaGGTTGGCTGGTCGCTGTGGGGCTATTCTTGCAGATGAGATGGGGCTTGGGAAGACCCTgcagtgtgtctgtgtgctgtgGACACTATTGAGACAGGGTCCCTACGGTGGACGGCCTGTGCTTAAGAGAGCGCTTGTGGTGTGTCCTGGGAGTTTGGTCAAGAACTGGGCCGCTGAGTTTAACAAGTGGCTCGGGAGAGAGAGGATCAGTGTTTACACGGTGGACCAGGTGTGTAGAAGACAGCGcagttttaatttagtttatttcaGTTCTTGAAAGAGAAAGCCTGTGATTTCATGTAATGACTGTGATGGTATTGTGAGAAGAACTTTTTTAATTGTAAAGTATTTAAAATCACAAAGTATGTGTTGTTCATGTAGGATCACCGTGTGGAGGATTTCGTGTCGTCCCCTCTTTGCTCTGTCATGGTGATCAGTTATGAGATGTTGCTGCGCTCGGTGGACAGATTGAAAGAGTTGGACTTTGGAGTGCTCGTCTGTGATGAAGGTCATCGACTCAAAAACAGCAACATCAAAACATCCGGCGCACTCACTGCTCTTTCCTGTGAACGCCTTCTTATATTAACaggtttatttcattttaactattttagacgcaatgcacacaccttttataaaaatgagaaTAGTTTAAGAGTTGTAAGAATGAGTTGACAATTATAAAGattataataatttaacatAATAACATAACATGATTCGTTTGGTATTTTTTAGGGACTCCTGTGCAGAATGACCTTCAGGAGTTTTATTCCATCATAGAATTTGTAAATCCAGGAATTCTGGGAACATCTGCAGCCTACAGGAAGATTTACGAAGAGCCAATTTTGAGATCTCGCCAGCCCACCTGCACGGAGGTATAGCAGATGCTCACAATGAcccataaaaaaaaattaatttaattttgaatATGTCAAtaatttctcctagacatcaatgcgATTAAATAGAGAGCAAATGATAAGTTttgcttaaagggaaagttcacccaaaatgaaaattgtcattatttactcacccaatgcaagtcaatggggaccaccGTTGTACcaacattgtttaaaatatcttcttttgtttttcagttgaaagaatggtttgaaatgacaagagggtgactaattgatgacagaatgttcatttttggtgaactgtcccttttaagGCTTATCTGAGTGTCAGATATTTCTCTTGTGAAAagagccagaaatctcacaaatgtgtctaGTTTCAGAAGATCTCAACAgcgtcacaaactgagctcagatttgccaagtctgcaatcaaaagtcaatattattgaaaatcTCAATATGAGCTTTTTACTATTTATCAGATTTACCCAAATCTAGATTTcattacctctacaatctatattcattttacacctccacactcctcgtgtattttaacaattgtcaaaaaaacatctgagttgtgtttcatttaaatatcaacTTAGTCTAAGAAATCCATCATCTCCCCCAAGCAataaaagagcaacctctgagtaATAAAACTGGGGCTCATATGGGAGATGCAGGTCTGTTTTTTGTCTATCAAAAATTTTCTGTGGATCCACCATTTAAAATCTTGTGCATTGACCGTCACtttgtgtgtttcaggaggAAAGGTGTATTGGAGAGGAGCGTGCCGCTGAGCTCTTCCGTCTAACAGGCGTGTTTACCTTGCGACGCACGCAGGAGATCATTAATAAGTACTTGTCGGAGCGGATCGAGTGGACTGTCTTTTGCAAACCCACTGAGCTGCAGCTGCGTCTTTATGGAGTCCTTCTGGCCACACGACCCATCAGAGCCTCTTTCTCCAGCAGCggcacacacgcatacacgcaCAGCCCACACCTCGCATGCATCAATGCTCTGAAGAAACTCTGCAATCACCCCGGGCTGCTCTATAACACTCTACAGGTACGCATCACTGAACGCTGTCTGCATGCCTTGcatatttacattatgtagtaTGCCTCAGGCAGATGAATAGGCAATGTTATCTAGTTCTTTATCTGAGTTTTGATGCTTTTTGATTTCACTGTTTGCTACAGGAAAAGCCGGCTGAGATGTTTGAGGATGGAGTGATGGAGCTGTTCCCTCAGGGCTACTCCACAGGTGCCTTCAGTACCGCTGACTCTGGAAAGCTTCTGGTGCTAACAGACCTGCTGTCTGCAATACAACAAGTCAATAACAAAGACAGGTACACGAACACTACTGTTAAACATTTATAGAGTAAATACAGACATCATCTTATTGTTTagataactctctctctctctctctctctctctctctctctctctctctctctctctctagggtTGTTTTGGTGTCCAACTATACACAAACGCTCGACTTGCTGCAGAATGTCTGTGATCACATTGGCTATAAATGGTGTCGGCTTGATGGACAGACCCCTGTTGCCCAGCGACAACGAATTGTTGATTCTTTCAACAGCCCGCACTCCTCCAACTTCCTGTTGCTACTCAGCTCTAAAGCTGGAGGGGTGGGGCTTAACCTCATTGGTGCATCCCATCTTGTTTTATATGATATAGACTGGAACCCAGCCAATGACATACAGGTCAGTGCACATAATGGTTTTCCATGTAACATTGCAGAGGATTAATGGAGCATTATTTAGAAAGCACCGAAATATGTGTTCGTTTAGGAACACAACACTAGATAGCATCATGTGttgaatttaatttataaagcaCCACATGTATTGAGTCAACATCCTTGTTTGTCCTAGAACAACATTCTCGACAGCCAAATGGATTTTAGGGTTAggtttactaaaaatgtttacGATCTGGGTTAGGGTTTGTTCAATATTGTATTCTATTACATTCTATTGCATGCAAATACTATTGATTATTCTattgaatacaatgtttttttaatctttaataatatatttgaataaaaagcgATTAGACAGTTGGCCAAAGTTGGATATCGCTTGACCAGGACTGTATTCCCACATGTCTCATTTAAAAGGAACCTTGGGtgtagagagatgtatggcttaatatattaacaatggcattgactttataaatgtgaaattaaaaacggtgtaactgtcacagtattcataagctttgaaaaaatattttttgcgtCAAAATCCGCGACGTCAAATGGTTGCAACTTAAACCCGTTCTCTTAACGCTACAGCAAAGTTCACAcgttttataaaaaagtaaaatatgaaacgtcaaacataagatcagatataaatacacagggacagtaggtggcagtatgtcctcttgacacaagccaggaTAATGTGCATTTTATATGGCTAAAAGCATcgtgtatatattatattcgcaatgattttggttattaatatgtatgtttgtgttgtttctgaccaacaatatgaaaatacaccaaatagcatctttattttctttctttactattttagcattatttatatatatttttttatcctATAgtaccttatatttactgaagaactgattagtgtgtcagtgttcagtttggctgcctgtgcgtgcaaccatttTACGTCATTAAAAAAGAACATAGcagcctccttaggttaaaatgagtattacaattttaaagaaatgaaaatatttgatgtgtttctaatgacaaatgctagtagtgtaaggctattacaacgtattaagccatacatctctctataccctgAGTTCCCTTTAATGGtggccactagatggcagtgaGCACAAACAAATCCCCCAGGCCTCCCTCAGTATGTGGATTTGATCAAGTTGTTTTTACTTCTGAAGGGCTCTGTATCATTTTACTGCCTTTTTAATTATCAGTGATCACTCATCTTGGTCTTACGTAGTTTTACAGTCAcaatgaatgttttattttgttttattatactTAAATCATCTTGTATTTATCGATATTCTTGTCTTAGGCTATGGCACGAGTGTGGCGTGATGGACAGAAGAAAACAGTTCACATCTACAGGTTACTTACAACAGGTAATCATGAAATCTGTAAACAGCGCAGGAAACGTGACCGACCAACTCTTTGCCCCCTTTGTCAATACATAAATGtagcgttgtgttttttttatgacTGCACAACATCAAGCATGACTCGACTAAAAAACATCTCGCAGTCTTTCATGAatcatgacacacacaaactgtttctctttcttttcgACCGATAGGCTGGATGTTATGACACATCACATGATGAATCACACTTTTTATTATTGGAAGGCTTTCGGTGTGATGATTTATTGTTGGATAAAGGATATTAGTTTATAGAGTTTTGCAGAAGTGCACGTTTCTCTCGTAGGTTCCATTGAAGAGAAGATTTATCAGAGGCAGGTGAGTAAACAGGGACTTTCTGGGACAGTGGTGGACTTGATCAAAAAGGGAGAGCATATTAGCTTTTCTGTGGAAGAGCTGCGGGATCTTTTCACTTTTGACTCGAACACCTCCTGCCTCACTCACGACCTACTGGACTGCCAGTGTTCTGGAGATGGAAACACACcaagtaaataaatgcaaacatacATAGTGTTGATCACAGTCTCAAGTGGCTAGATAATTTTTTCCTATGCAtgcataattatataaaaatgacttttttgcttagttttttaatgttcatttaatgtttgcattattgtttttgtttttaccaGGTGTTGTGAAGGAGGTGAGTGAGGAGACAGGAAGGGCATGTCAGCTCGGTCGCCATGCCAACAGCGCAGCAGC contains:
- the LOC130557968 gene encoding fibrinogen silencer-binding protein — protein: MSTIFMTNNMVGKARSSNFTLSEKLDLLRLVQPHIHILEEHTNKHAVIVDKNRCWDSIAERYNNLGGERPPRTAQGLRTLYKRLKESAKQEVLQRSHAQPEYRGSISEPTKRILEMIPQLFHVGDKEQSALHRLQFKRSSPIVDQPGSSLSIPVLSGYPLVAAVRVESDDVKPPPDIQLITSHGSPSTDATPSSQTHHGQNERENEVFEEEDEEDEEIVSHVYAGSISPCPSSIHLPPSPLAPAPRRSLYQQDRVAFKNPVYEAEMLQMMREEHKLLLANHRKLGLYLEEKREGLKRKQQLEEELLRSKVKVEKLRAARLRHGLPLL
- the rad54b gene encoding DNA repair and recombination protein RAD54B isoform X2, translated to MVGGKQIEVMGVISNEDYAKGRCFKDASVETSAETVVKAAVYRPLAKSFTRPAFKGGAIQDSHSEGAPCKPRHDPNSPGALVMPRPSTDHQWLHNKSGSPLVDVVVDPHLTNHLRPHQREGVVFLYECLMGMRLAGRCGAILADEMGLGKTLQCVCVLWTLLRQGPYGGRPVLKRALVVCPGSLVKNWAAEFNKWLGRERISVYTVDQDHRVEDFVSSPLCSVMVISYEMLLRSVDRLKELDFGVLVCDEGHRLKNSNIKTSGALTALSCERLLILTGTPVQNDLQEFYSIIEFVNPGILGTSAAYRKIYEEPILRSRQPTCTEEERCIGEERAAELFRLTGVFTLRRTQEIINKYLSERIEWTVFCKPTELQLRLYGVLLATRPIRASFSSSGTHAYTHSPHLACINALKKLCNHPGLLYNTLQEKPAEMFEDGVMELFPQGYSTGAFSTADSGKLLVLTDLLSAIQQVNNKDRVVLVSNYTQTLDLLQNVCDHIGYKWCRLDGQTPVAQRQRIVDSFNSPHSSNFLLLLSSKAGGVGLNLIGASHLVLYDIDWNPANDIQAMARVWRDGQKKTVHIYRLLTTGSIEEKIYQRQVSKQGLSGTVVDLIKKGEHISFSVEELRDLFTFDSNTSCLTHDLLDCQCSGDGNTPSVVKEVSEETGRACQLGRHANSAAAFPQRVSMSELMHWRHFAGTVQSYEDIYLNHACNHITFAFQSTTSKSQPTV
- the rad54b gene encoding DNA repair and recombination protein RAD54B isoform X1; translated protein: MRRSGAPSQLRGNATKKPRFMPPGPAQNDHLSRVELGPSPPSTPALGNVLLNKVQVCLSSADAPAGSKALARVLSAVPQGESKENSNRSSSDFSETNQSDKDTVQPNTQANSTSTVRYYSVMWCKASSRKHKRWEGDAVLVAKGRSVVLKDMEGRDIGRGSGYKASELESLCEGQTLMVGGKQIEVMGVISNEDYAKGRCFKDASVETSAETVVKAAVYRPLAKSFTRPAFKGGAIQDSHSEGAPCKPRHDPNSPGALVMPRPSTDHQWLHNKSGSPLVDVVVDPHLTNHLRPHQREGVVFLYECLMGMRLAGRCGAILADEMGLGKTLQCVCVLWTLLRQGPYGGRPVLKRALVVCPGSLVKNWAAEFNKWLGRERISVYTVDQDHRVEDFVSSPLCSVMVISYEMLLRSVDRLKELDFGVLVCDEGHRLKNSNIKTSGALTALSCERLLILTGTPVQNDLQEFYSIIEFVNPGILGTSAAYRKIYEEPILRSRQPTCTEEERCIGEERAAELFRLTGVFTLRRTQEIINKYLSERIEWTVFCKPTELQLRLYGVLLATRPIRASFSSSGTHAYTHSPHLACINALKKLCNHPGLLYNTLQEKPAEMFEDGVMELFPQGYSTGAFSTADSGKLLVLTDLLSAIQQVNNKDRVVLVSNYTQTLDLLQNVCDHIGYKWCRLDGQTPVAQRQRIVDSFNSPHSSNFLLLLSSKAGGVGLNLIGASHLVLYDIDWNPANDIQAMARVWRDGQKKTVHIYRLLTTGSIEEKIYQRQVSKQGLSGTVVDLIKKGEHISFSVEELRDLFTFDSNTSCLTHDLLDCQCSGDGNTPSVVKEVSEETGRACQLGRHANSAAAFPQRVSMSELMHWRHFAGTVQSYEDIYLNHACNHITFAFQSTTSKSQPTV